A DNA window from Ipomoea triloba cultivar NCNSP0323 chromosome 10, ASM357664v1 contains the following coding sequences:
- the LOC116031637 gene encoding pentatricopeptide repeat-containing protein At3g02650, mitochondrial-like, translating into MVQEFSQDERRHAIYTFSSVIQGLCRPKDDGEKKVQEAKNLLLSMVDAGPPPGNGVFNTLITALSKQGDMEEATKLVKMMEDRGLKPDVYTYTVIISGYVRKLEMDEARKILDDVKEKHSKLSSATYHTLIRGGYCKLEQFDEALALLREMKEPSADEYNKLIQSLCLNAVDWEKAEKLLEEMKGNGVQLNAITKGLIRAVKEMEQDELERKEMRVFL; encoded by the coding sequence ATGGTGCAGGAATTTTCACAAGATGAACGGAGGCATGCCATTTATACATTTTCTTCAGTTATTCAAGGGTTATGTAGGCCTAAAGACGACGGGGAAAAGAAGGTTCAAGAGGCCAAAAATTTGCTCCTGAGTATGGTCGATGCAGGTCCACCTCCAGGTAATGGGGTCTTCAATACACTTATTACTGCACTATCCAAACAAGGTGATATGGAAGAGGCAACAAAGTTGGTGAAAATGATGGAGGACAGGGGCCTGAAACCTGATGTTTACACATACACCGTAATTATAAGTGGTTATGTGAGGAAGCTCGAGATGGATGAGGCTCGTAAAATTTTGGATGATGTCAAGGAGAAACACTCTAAGCTCAGCTCAGCTACATATCATACGCTTATCCGTGGTGGATATTGCAAGCTCGAACAGTTTGACGAGGCTCTTGCATTATTGAGAGAGATGAAGGAACCCAGTGCGGATGAATATAATAAGCTCATCCAATCTCTTTGCCTAAACGCCGTGGATTGGGAAAAGGCTGAGAAGCTACTGGAGGAGATGAAGGGGAATGGGGTGCAGCTTAATGCAATTACAAAAGGTCTTATAAGAGCAGTTAAGGAGATGGAGCAGGATGAATTAGAAAGGAAAGAAATGAGAGTATTCTTGTAG
- the LOC116031638 gene encoding pentatricopeptide repeat-containing protein At3g02650, mitochondrial-like, with the protein MLSLLQSSGMVEEGSLESSLEDIGLNVDKEHIIKVLETKYIPGENLIEFFSWASRRPGMALSTTMVEMLTRAICSGETMRDAYALWNLLKELGEKEIGVLSTHILNELISFFSRFAKGKAAYEVFNKFGDFGCEPNSDTYYFTIEAVSRRKIYDWASSVSEKMLGAQKLPDSCRVGKIISFLCKGDKARDAHLVYMAAKGN; encoded by the coding sequence ATGTTGTCTTTGCTTCAGAGCAGTGGAATGGTTGAGGAGGGGTCCTTAGAGTCTAGCCTGGAGGATATTGGTTTGAATGTCGATAAGGAGCATATCATAAAAGTGCTCGAAACCAAGTATATTCCTGGGGAGAATTTGATTGAGTTTTTCAGTTGGGCTTCAAGGAGACCTGGGATGGCACTGAGTACCACCATGGTTGAAATGCTGACCAGGGCGATATGTAGTGGGGAAACAATGAGAGATGCCTATGCTCTGTGGAATttgttgaaggagcttggagaAAAGGAGATTGGAGTCTTGAGTACTCACATACTTAACGAGTTGATATCTTTCTTTTCGAGGTTTGCTAAGGGCAAGGCAGCTTATGAGGTGTTCAACAAGTTTGGGGATTTTGGTTGTGAACCCAATTCTGATACATATTATTTCACAATCGAGGCTGTTTCTAGGCGTAAAATTTATGATTGGGCCAGCTCTGTTAGTGAGAAGATGCTAGGTGCTCAAAAGTTGCCTGATTCTTGTAGAGTAGGAAAGATCATTTCCTTTTTGTGTAAAGGAGACAAGGCTAGAGATGCACATCTTGTTTACATGGCTGCAAAGGGGAATTGA
- the LOC116031387 gene encoding PX domain-containing protein EREL1-like — MMTNVYGPYTLFDLGLTDPAIIESLNLYNHPQITAGGFPGLGALTGLSSGNRDASPPRHRHDGTSPLPLGMDWSPPPRVWDGQNTVWPHDFHTGWSYCVTIPSWKLSSESSASESVVLYEVLVGIQSPQGITTTRGIQRRFSDFVTLSSDLRKEFPNKKLPPAPRRGLMRIKSSDLLEERRRLLEDWMTEVLSDIDFSRSLSVAIFIELEAAVRSSFNESNNNVPDEGSPISGVVVQPVEFPNIPNNNWTTSSPELPNVAGALETLDEPPDLNIQSSKVKDLETEAESAEQSSEGNMQQPVLTEKEQLTKMLGDMDELRRKCLETEASLKAEQDKKLQAVSTNRFLLQENEKLRQELDAAHQQLENLQKHKTSDLDSKTDRELLVKEVESLRSSNSEMTQELSILTKQKTEVEAILHEERQSREQTDSVNAKLLQQCMILRTRLEECSVNFQIDSENKLIMDTPTPSDPIDISVTSDNQIGLLLAEVELLAQDVVTSNGDNSRTRNTELRKVLTDLLTDSARLRKQVNSVIRCALSPPTRSEKDEEDSTPRKTVPHSEE; from the exons ATGATGACCAACGTGTACGGGCCCTACACTCTCTTCGACTTGGGACTCACCGATCCCGCCATAATCGAGTCTCTCAACCTTTACAACCATCCGCAGATTACCGCCGGCGGTTTTCCCGGACTTGGAGCTCTGACGGGGCTATCTTCCGGTAATAGGGATGCGAGTCCACCGAGGCACCGCCACGACGGCACTTCGCCGCTTCCTCTAGGCATGGACTGGAGTCCTCCACCTCGTGTTTGG GATGGACAAAACACTGTGTGGCCTCATGACTTTCACACGGGATGGAGTTATTGTGTTACAATACCTTCTTGGAAACTATCGTCAGAGTCCAGTGCTTCAGAATCTGTGGTG CTTTACGAGGTTCTTGTCGGAATACAATCACCACAAGGAATTACAACTACAAGAGGAATACAACGAAGATTTAGTGATTTTGTAACTCTATCTTCTGAT CTAAGAAAGGAATTCCCCAACAAGAAGCTGCCACCAGCACCTCGGAGGGGGCTAATGAGGATAAAAAGCAGTGACCTACTGGAAGAA CGTAGGCGCTTATTGGAGGATTGGATGACGGAGGTGCTCTCTGACATTGACTTCTCTAGAAGTCTTTCTGTCGCAATCTTTATTGAGCTAGAAGCAGCAGTAAGGTCAT CATTTAATGAGTCAAATAATAATGTTCCCGATGAAGGTTCACCTATCAGTGGCGTAGTTGTTCAGCCAGTTGAATTTCCAAATATCCCAAACAATAATTGGACTACTTCTTCACCTGAACTCCCTAATGTTGCTGGAGCTTTAGAAACACTAGATGAACCACCGGACTTGAATATACAATCATCAAAG GTTAAAGATCTGGAAACTGAAGCTGAAAGTGCAGAACAGAGCAGTGAAGGAAATATGCAGCAACCTGTTTTAACTGAGAAGGAACAGCTTACCAAAATGCTAGGGGATATGGATGAGCTTAGAAGGAAGTGTTTGGAGACAGAGGCAAGCCTAAAGGCTGAACAG GATAAAAAGCTTCAAGCAGTGTCAACAAACCGTTTCCTCCTTCAGGAGAATGAAAAATTGCGGCAAGAATTGGATGCTGCTCACCAGCAGCTTGAGAACTTGCAAAAACATAAAACGTCAGACTTGGACTCAAAAACTGATCGAGAACTACTTGTTAAGGAGGTTGAATCTCTTAGAAGTTCAAATTCAGAAATGACTCAGGAGCTCAGCATTTTGACCAAACAGAAGACAGAAGTGGAA GCAATTTTGCACGAGGAAAGGCAAAGCAGGGAACAAACAGATTCTGTCAACGCTAAGCTGCTGCAACAGTGCATGATTCTTCGCACTAGACTTGAAGAATGCAGTGTTAATTTCCAAATTGACAGTGAAAACAAACTGATCATGGACACTCCAACCCCTTCTGATCCCATTGATATATCAGTTACATCTGATAACCAAATAGGCCTTCTCCTTGCAGAG GTGGAGCTTCTAGCACAAGATGTTGTCACTTCCAATGGTGACAATTCAAGGACAAGAAACACTGAACTTAGAAAAGTGCTTACAGATTTGCTCACTGACAGTGCCAGGTTGAGGAAACAGGTGAATAGCGTAATTCGCTGTGCTCTTTCTCCACCTACAAGATCTGAGAAAGACGAGGAGGATAGTACCCCAAGGAAAACTGTTCCTCACTCGGAAGAATGA
- the LOC116031412 gene encoding uncharacterized protein LOC116031412, with protein MMSSVEYQNRGGFRVWAPFSLNNAFIIRSARYQKLPEQPLQLSVLKLDGSSFCVNVARNATVAELKLAIQRVFDVSCEGEGKVLWSLVWSHFCLCYESQKLTNDKACIRNFGIRDGDQVQFVRQMMIETAEYETAKQSQSESNHPDKYSVINICEADENDSACPSNQQTTYFEIEEEKREEEAISNSEFNLAQFVKGWLAHPKFWYSKGKGLRESNRPSMFPFHCVRS; from the exons ATGATGTCGAGCGTTGAGTACCAGAATCGGGGCGGTTTTAGAGTTTGGGCGCCATTTTCGCTCAACAATGCGTTTATCATTCGGAGCGCCCGCTACCAGAAGCTCCCTGAACAGCCGCTCCAGCTCTCTGTTCTCAAATTGGATGGCTCTTCCTTTT GTGTTAATGTTGCGAGGAATGCTACAGTGGCGGAACTGAAACTGGCTATTCAGCGAGTTTTCGACGTTTCGTGCGAGGGTGAAGGCAAAGTTTTGTG GTCACTTGTATGGAGTCACTTCTGTTTATGCTATGAATCCCAGAAGCTTACAAATGACAAGGCTTGTATTCGAAACTTTGGAATCAGAGATGGTGATCAG GTTCAATTTGTGCGACAGATGATGATTGAAACAGCCGAATATGAAACAGCTAAACAATCCCAAAGTGAGAGCAATCACCCTGACAAATACTCAGT GATCAATATCTGTGAAGCTGATGAAAATGATAGTGCCTGTCCTAGCAATCAACAAACTACTTATTTTGAGATTGAGGAAGAGAAGCGGGAGGAGGAGGCAATATCTAATTCTGAGTTCAATTTGGCTCAGTTTGTGAAAGGATGGTTAGCACATCCAAAATTTTGGTATTCAAAAGGCAAAGGATTGCGAGAAAGCAACCGCCCTTCAATGTTTCCCTTTCACTGCGTTAGATCTTGA
- the LOC116032159 gene encoding pre-mRNA-processing-splicing factor 8A, protein MWNQEMWNSNAPPGTAGAVGGGVPPPPPGTAGGLPPIMPPGTTGAGPSSSGGPPPPPSYTVLPTEAQLEEKARKWMQLNSKRYSDKRKFGFVETQKEDMPPEHVRKIIRDHGDMSSKKYRHDKRVYLGALKFVPHAVYKLLENMPMPWEQVREVKILYHITGAITFVNEIPWVVEPIYLAQWGTMWIMMRREKRDRRHFKRMRFPPFDDEEPPLDYADNLLDVDPLEPIQLELEEEEDSAVYNWFYDHKPLVKTKLINGPSYRRWHLSLPIMATLHRLAGQLLSDLTDHNYFYLFDMESFFTAKALNMCIPGGPKFEPLYRDMEKGDEDWNEFNDINKLIIRSPLRTEYRIAFPHLYNNRPRKVKLGVYHTPMIMYIKTEDPDLPAFYYDPLIHPITSKEKKEKRIHEDDDDDFELPEGVEPLLKDTQIYTDTTAAGISLLFAPRPFNMRSGRTRRAEDIPLVSEWYKEHCPPSYPVKVRVSYQKLLKCFVLNELHHRPPKAQKKKHLFRSLQATKFFQTTELDWAEAGLQVCKQGYNMLNLLIHRKNLNYLHLDYNFNLKPVKTLTTKERKKSRFGNAFHLCREILRLTKLVVDANVQFRLGNVDAFQLADGLQYIFSHVGQLTGMYRYKYRLMRQIRMCKDLKHLIYYRFNTGPVGKGPGCGFWAPMWRVWLFFLRGIVPLLERWLGNLLARQFEGRHSKGVAKTVTKQRVESHFDLELRAAVMHDVLDAMPEGIKQNKARTILQHLSEAWRCWKANIPWKVPGLPVPIENMILRYVKSKADWWTNVAHYNRERIRRGATVDKTVCRKNLGRLTRLWLKAEQERQHNYLKDGPYVTPEEAVAIYTTTVHWLESRKFSPIPFPPLSYKHDTKLLILALERLKESYSVAVRLNQQQREELGLIEQAYDNPHEALSRIKRHLLTQRAFKEVGIEFMDLYSYLIPVYEIEPLEKITDAYLDQYLWYEGDKRHLFPNWIKPADSEPPPLLVYKWCQGINNLQEIWDTSEGQCVVMLQTKFEKFFEKIDLTMLNRLLRLVLDHNIADYVTAKNNVVLSYKDMSHTNSYGLIRGLQFASFVVQYYGLVLDLLLLGLTRASEIAGPPQMPNEFITYNDTRVEKRHPIRLYSRYIDKVHILFRFTHEEARDLIQRYLTEHPDPNNENMVGYNNKKCWPRDARMRLMKHDVNLGRSVFWDMKNRLPRSITTLEWENSFVSVYSKDNPNLLFSMCGFEVRILPKIRMTQEAFSNTRDGVWNLQNEQTKERTAVAFLRVDDEHMKVFENRVRQILMSSGSTTFTKIVNKWNTALIGLMTYFREATVHTQELLDLLVKCENKIQTRIKIGLNSKMPSRFPPVIFYTPKEIGGLGMLSMGHILIPQSDLRYSQQTDVGVTHFRSGMSHEEDQLIPNLYRYIQPWESEFIDSQRVWAEYALKRQEAQAQNRRLTLEDLEDSWDRGIPRINTLFQKDRHTLAYDKGWRVRTDFKQYQVLKQNPFWWTHQRHDGKLWNLNNYRTDVIQALGGVEGILEHTLFKGTYFPTWEGLFWEKASGFEESMKYKKLTNAQRSGLNQIPNRRFTLWWSPTINRANVYVGFQVQLDLTGIFMHGKIPTLKISLIQIFRAHLWQKIHESVVMDLCQVLDQELDALEIETVQKETIHPRKSYKMNSSCADILLFAAHRWPMSKPSLVAESKDVFDQKASNKYWIDVQLRWGDYDSHDIERYTRAKFMDYTTDNMSIYPSPTGVMIGLDLAYNLHSAFGNWFPGSKPLLAQAMNKIMKSNPALYVLRERIRKGLQLYSSEPTEPYLSSQNYGEIFSNQIIWFVDDTNVYRVTIHKTFEGNLTTKPINGAIFIFNPRTGQLFLKVIHTSVWAGQKRLGQLAKWKTAEEVAALVRSLPVEEQPKQIIVTRKGMLDPLEVHLLDFPNIVIKGSELQLPFQACLKIEKFGDLILKATEPQMVLFNIYDDWLKSISSYTAFSRLILILRALHVNNEKAKMLLKPDKSIVTEPHHIWPSLTDDQWMKVEVALRDLILSDYAKKNNVNTSALTQSEIRDIILGAEITPPSQQRQQIAEIEKQAKDNTQLTAVTTRTTNVHGDELIVTTTSPYEQSNYASKTDWRVRAISATNLYLRVNHIYVNSEDIKETGYTYIMPKNILKKFICIADLRTQIAGYLYGISPPDNPQVKEIRCIAMPPQWGTHQQVHLPSALPDHDFLTDLEPLGWMHTQPNELPQLSPQDVTSHARILENNKQWDGEKCIILTCSFTPGSCSLTAYKLTPTGYEWGRANKDTGSNPHGYLPTHYEKVQMLLSDRFLGFYMIPDNGPWNYNFMGVKHTVSMKYGVKLGTPREYYNEDHRPTHFLEFSNMEEGETAEADREDTFS, encoded by the exons ATGTGGAACCAAGAGATGTGGAACAGCAACGCGCCGCCTGGAACCGCCGGGGCAGTCGGTGGAGGAGTACCGCCGCCTCCACCAGGCACTGCTGGCGGACTTCCGCCAATAATGCCTCCGGGGACTACCGGAGCAGGACCTTCTAGTAGCGGAGGCCCGCCTCCGCCGCCTTCGTATACTGTTCTGCCGACTGAGGCTCAGCTCGAAGAGAAAGCTAGGAAATGGATGCAGCTGAATTCTAAGAGATACAGTGACAAAAGAAAGTTTGGTTTCGTGGAGACGCAGAAAGAGGATATGCCTCCTGAGCATGTTAGGAAGATTATTCG GGACCATGGGGATATGTCTTCCAAAAAATATCGCCATGATAAACGGGTGTACCTTGGAGCACTTAAATTTGTTCCACATGCTGTTTACAAGCTCCTTGAGAACATGCCTATGCCTTGGGAACAA GTTCGTGAAGTGAAAATTCTGTATCACATTACTGGTGCTATCACATTTGTTAATGAGATACCATGGGTTGTTGAGCCAATCTATCTAGCACAG TGGGGTACAATGTGGATTATGATGCGACGAGAAAAGAGAGATCGGAGGCATTTCAAGAGAATGCGCTTTCCTCCTTTTGATGATGAGGAGCCTCCACTTGACTACGCTGACAATCTTTTAGATGTTGATCCTTTGGAACCAATTCAATTGgagttggaggaagaagaagattctGCTGTGTATAACTGGTTTTATGATCATAAACCTCTGGTGAAAACAAAGCTTATCAATGGTCCTAGTTACCGAAGGTGGCACCTTTCTCTTCCAATTATGGCAACGCTTCACCGTTTAGCTGGGCAGCTGCTTTCTGATTTAACTGatcacaattatttttatttgttcgATATGGAATCCTTTTTCACGGCTAAGGCACTCAACATGTGCATTCCTG GTGGCCCCAAGTTTGAACCTTTGTATCGTGACATGGAGAAAGGAGATGAAGATTGGAATGAATTTAATGACATCAATAAATTGATCATTAGGTCACCTCTCAGGACAGAATACAGAATTGCATTCCCTCATCTCTACAATAACAGGCCAAGGAAAGTGAAGCTTGGTGTATATCACACTCCTATGATTATGTATATAAAAACTGAGGATCCTGATCTGCCCGCTTTTTATTATGATCCTCTGATCCATCCGATAACATCtaaggagaagaaagagaagagaattcatgaggatgatgatgatgattttgaaTTACCTGAGGGCGTTGAACCATTGCTCAAAGACACTCAAATATATACAGATACTACTGCAGCTGGTATATCGCTACTGTTTGCCCCACGCCCATTTAATATGAGATCTGGCCGCACACGGCGGGCTGAAGATATACCCCTAGTGTCAGAGTGGTACAAGGAGCATTG CCCTCCATCTTATCCTGTCAAGGTCCGTGTCAGTTAtcagaaattgttgaaatgttttgTGCTGAATGAACTGCATCATAGACCGCCTAAGGCTCAGAAGAAGAAGCACCTGTTCCGTTCTCTTCAGGCTACAAAATTTTTCCAAACTACAGAACTGGATTGGGCTGAAGCTGGTCTTCAAGTTTGTAAGCAGGGATACAATATGTTGAATCTCCTGATTCACAGGAAGAATCTGAACTATCTTCACCTtgattataatttcaatttgaagCCAGTAAAGACACTTACAACCAAGGAACGTAAGAAATCACGCTTTGGTAATGCTTTCCATCTTTGTCGAGAAATTCTGCGTTTGACAAAGCTAGTTGTTGATGCAAATGTCCAGTTTCGTTTGGGGAATGTAGATGCATTTCAGTTGGCAGATGGCTTGCAGTATATATTTTCACATGTTGGCCAATTGACGGGTATGTATCGGTACAAGTACCGGCTTATGAGACAGATCAGGATGTGCAAAGATTTGAAGCATTTGATTTATTACCGATTTAACACTGGGCCGGTTGGAAAGGGACCTGGTTGTGGTTTCTGGGCACCAATGTGGAGAGTGTGGTTGTTCTTTCTACGTGGCATAGTGCCTCTTTTGGAGCGATGGCTTGGAAATCTACTTGCAAGGCAATTTGAGGGACGACATTCTAAGGGAGTGGCTAAAACTGTTACAAAACAGCGTGTGGAAAGTCACTTTGACTTAGAGCTTCGTGCTGCAGTTATGCATGATGTGCTTGATGCTATGCCAG agGGTATCAAGCAAAACAAAGCAAGAACCATCTTGCAGCATCTAAGTGAGGCTTGGCGTTGTTGGAAAGCAAATATCCCTTGGAAG GTGCCTGGTTTACCAGTTCCAATTGAGAACATGATTCTTCGTTATGTGAAGTCAAAGGCTGATTGGTGGACAAATGTTGCCCACTATAATCGGGAGCGTATTAGAAGAGGTGCAACTGTTGACAAGACAGTTTGTCGAAAAAATCTTGGGAGATTGACTCGCCTTTGGTTGAAGGCAGAACAG GAACGGCAACATAACTACCTGAAGGATGGTCCATATGTCACGCCAGAAGAAGCAGTGGCTATATATACCACTACTGTACATTGGTTGGAGTCTAGGAAATTTTCTCCTATTCCATTCCCACCATTGTCTTATAAGCATGATACGAAACTTCTTATTCTCGCTCTTGAGAGACTGAAAGAATCTTACAGTGTTGCTGTAAGGCTAAATCAGCAGCAAAGGGAAGAGTTGGGTCTCATTGAGCAAGCTTATGATAATCCACATGAGGCATTGTCAAGGATTAAGCGTCATCTTCTCACCCAGCGTGCCTTCAAAGaa GTTGGCATTGAGTTCATGGACTTGTATAGTTACCTTATTCCAGTCTATGAGATTGAGCCACTGGAGAAGATTACTGATGCATATCTTGACCAATACCTATGGTATGAGGGTGATAAGCGTCATCTGTTTCCAAATTGGATTAAACCTGCTGATTCAGAGCCACCACCACTACTAGTCTACAAATGGTGCCAGGGCATTAACAACTTGCAGGAAATATGGGATACTAGCGAAGGGCAATGTGTTGTCATGCTTCAAACtaaatttgagaaattttttgagaaaattgatTTGACCATGCTGAACAG GCTTCTCCGGCTGGTACTGGACCATAATATTGCTGATTATGTCACTGCAAAGAACAATGTTGTGTTGTCTTATAAAGACATGAGCCACACAAACTCATATGGGCTAATACGTGGTCTCCAGTTTGCATCTTTTGTTGTTCAGTATTATGGGCTTGTGCTGGATCTTTTGCTTTTGGGTTTGACTCGAGCTAGTGAAATTGCTGGTCCACCACAGATGCCTAATGAGTTCATTACTTACAATGATACTAGAGTTGAGAAACGGCATCCCATCCGTTTGTACTCTAGATACATTGACAAGGTGCACATATTATTTCGCTTCACCCATGAAGAGGCACGGGATCTTATCCAACGGTACCTTACTGAGCATCCTGATCCTAATAATGAAAATATGGTTGGTTATAACAACAAGAAATGCTGGCCAAGAGACGCACGGATGAGGCTCATGAAACATGATG TCAATCTAGGGAGAAGTGTCTTCTGGGACATGAAGAACCGACTACCAAGAAGCATCACCACGTTGGAGTGGGAGAACAGTTTTGTCTCTGTATACAGTAAAGATAATCCCAACCTGCTTTTCAGCAT GTGTGGATTTGAAGTTAGAATACTGCCAAAGATAAGAATGACTCAGGAGGCATTCAGCAATACGAGGGATGGAGTATGGAATCTACAGAACGAGCAGACGAAGGAAAGGACAGCTGTTGCCTTTTTGCGGGTGGATGATGAGCATATGAAGGTGTTTGAGAATCGTGTGAGGCAGATCCTCATGTCTTCTGGCTCTACAACATTTACAAAGATTGTTAACAAGTGGAATACAGCACTTATAG GCCTCATGACATATTTCCGTGAAGCAACAGTGCACACTCAGGAACTACTGGATCTTCTGGTCAAATGTGAAAATAAGATACAAACTCGTATCAAGATAGGGTTGAATTCAAAAATGCCCAGCAG GTTCCCTCCTGTAATCTTCTATACACCGAAGGAAATTGGGGGACTGGGCATGTTATCAATGGGTCACATTTTGATCCCTCAGAGTGATCTTCGGTATAGTCAGCAAACAGATGTTGGTGTGACCCATTTCAGGAGTGGGATGAGTCACGAAGAAGACCAGTTGATTCCAAATCTTTACAGATACATACAG CCATGGGAGAGTGAATTTATTGATTCACAGAGAGTTTGGGCTGAGTATGCATTGAAGAGGCAGGAAGCTCAGGCACAGAATAGGCGTTTGACACTTGAAGATCTGGAA GATTCTTGGGACCGTGGGATACCTCGAATAAATACTTTGTTCCAAAAGGATCGTCATACCCTTGCATATGACAAAGGATGGAGGGTACGGACTGATTTTAAACAGTACCAAGTTCTTAAACAGAATCCTTTCTGGTGGACACATCAGAGACATGATGGAAAGCTTTGGAACCTGAACAACTATCGAACAGATGTAATTCAAGCTCTTGGAGGAGTTGAAGGAATTCTTGAGCATACGCTATTTAAAGGAACATA CTTTCCGACATGGGAGGGTCTTTTTTGGGAGAAGGCTTCAGGTTTCGAAGAGTCCATGAAATATAAGAAACTGACAAATGCACAGAGATCTGGGCTTAACCAAATCCCTAACCGTAGGTTCACACTCTGGTGGTCACCTACAATTAATCGTGCCAATGTTTATGTTGGTTTCCAAGTGCAGCTGGATTTGACTGGGATTTTCATGCACGGAAAGATACCAACTCTAAAGATCTCATTGATTCAGATATTCCGTGCTCACTTGTGGCAGAAGATCCATGAAAGTGTGGTCATGGATCTTTGCCAGGTTCTAGATCAGGAGTTAGATGCATTGGAAATTGAAACTGTGCAGAAGGAAACAATTCACCCCAGGAAGAGCTACAAAATGAATAGCTCTTGTGCTGACATTCTTCTATTTGCTGCGCATAGGTGGCCAATGTCAAAACCTAGTCTTGTGGCTGAATCAAAGGATGTCTTTGACCAAAAGGCAAGTAATAAATACTGGATTGATGTGCAGCTTAGATGGGGTGACTATGATTCTCATGACATTGAACGATACACCCGGGCGAAGTTTATGGATTACACAACAGACAATATGTCTATTTATCCATCACCAACTG GTGTAATGATTGGACTTGACCTTGCTTACAACCTGCATTCTGCATTTGGAAACTGGTTCCCTGGATCAAAGCCATTATTGGCTCAAGCGATGAACAAGATTATGAAG TCAAATCCTGCGCTATATGTTCTGAGGGAACGGATAAGGAAAGGGTTGCAGTTATATTCTTCAGAGCCTACAGAGCCATATCTATCATCCCAGAACTATGGAGAAATATTCAGCAATCAGATAATTTGGTTTGTTGATGACACAAATGTGTATCGTGTGACTATTCACAAGACCTTTGAAGGGAATTTAACCACAAAACCTATTAATGGAgcaatattcatttttaaccCAAGGACAGGGCAATTGTTTCTTAAG GTCATTCACACAAGTGTTTGGGCAGGACAAAAGCGGTTGGGGCAGCTTGCCAAGTGGAAAACAGCTGAAGAAGTGGCTGCTTTGGTGCGTTCTTTACCTGTTGAGGAACAACCAAAACAAATTATTGTGACTCGTAAAGGAATGCTTGATCCATTGGAGGTTCACTTGCTTGATTTTCCTAATATTGTTATCAAAGGAAGTGAGTTACAGCTACCCTTCCAGGCTTGTCTTAAGATTGAGAAGTTTGGTGATCTGATACTAAAAGCTACAGAACCACAAATGGTTTTGTTCAATATATATGATGATTGGTTGAAAAGCATCTCCTCCTACACGGCATTCTCCAGACTTATCCTCATCTTACGTGCACTTCATGTAAACAATGAAAAGGCTAAGATGTTACTCAAGCCTGACAAGTCAATTGTCACTGAGCCACACCATATCTGGCCTTCTCTTACTGATGACCAGTGGATGAAG GTTGAGGTTGCTCTCAGAGACCTCATACTTTCTGACTATGCAAAGAAGAACAATGTTAACACATCGGCATTGACTCAGTCTGAGATCCGTGATATAATACTTGGAGCTGAGATTACTCCCCCTTCACAGCAGCGACAACAGATTGCAGAGATTGAGAAACAG GCAAAGGATAACACTCAGCTGACAGCAGTCACCACAAGGACCACCAATGTCCATGGGGATGAATTAATTGTCACTACAACAAGTCCTTATGAGCAGTCTAACTATGCCTCTAAAACTGATTGGCGTGTCAGAGCAATTTCTGCCACAAACCTTTATCTCCGAGTGAATCATATTTATGTGAATTCAGAGGACATAAAG GAAACTGGCTATACGTACATTAtgccaaaaaatattttgaagaagTTCATATGTATTGCTGATCTCCGAACACAAATTGCTGGATATTTGTATGGTATAAGTCCTCCAGATAATCCCCAGGTGAAGGAAATTCGATGTATTGCCATGCCACCACAGTGGGGGACACATCAGCAAGTGCATCTACCGTCTGCTCTTCCAGATCATGACTTCTTGACTGATTTGGAGCCTTTGGGATGGATGCACACTCAACCGAATGAACTTCCACAATTATCACCACAA GATGTCACTTCTCATGCAAGGATTCTAGAGAACAACAAGCAATGGGATGGAGAGAAGTGTATCATTTTGACATGCAGTTTTACCCCTGGATCATGCTCATTAACTGCTTACAAGTTGACGCCTACAGGATACGAGTGGGGCCGTGCTAACAAGGACACAGGAAGTAACCCTCATGGTTACTTACCAACCCATTATGAGAAGGTCCAGATGCTTCTGAGTGACCGTTTCCTTGGTTTCTACATG ATTCCAGACAATGGTCCATGGAATTACAACTTCATGGGGGTGAAACACACAGTTAGCATGAAGTATGGGGTAAAATTAGGCACCCCACGGGAATACTATAATGAAGATCACAGGCCAACTCATTTCCTAGAGTTCAGCAACATGGAGGAAGGTGAGACTGCAGAGGCGGATCGAGAAGATACATTTTCTTAG